The proteins below come from a single Gimesia alba genomic window:
- a CDS encoding ABC transporter ATP-binding protein, which produces MKLAAQVVDLTKFYDLGSVVVKALKGVSTDFPEGDFVAIMGSSGSGKSTLLNLLGALDRPTSGQYILGGRDVSTLNDDELSEMRNDMIGFIFQSFNLIAQYTVLENIEVPLLYRAGYPAIGREEREWCMELAHMVGLGDRMDHRPFQLSGGQQQRVSIARALVNDPQIILADEPTGNLDSATEAEIMGILHNLNAEGRTIIMVTHEPGIAQQTKRQIIMKDGLIETETVIEHPLSTT; this is translated from the coding sequence ATGAAGTTGGCGGCGCAAGTTGTTGACCTCACCAAATTCTATGATCTGGGTTCAGTTGTGGTCAAAGCATTAAAGGGAGTTTCGACCGACTTCCCCGAAGGCGATTTTGTCGCCATCATGGGATCTTCCGGTAGCGGAAAGAGTACGCTTTTGAACCTTCTGGGAGCCCTCGATCGTCCCACCAGCGGACAATACATTCTGGGCGGCCGCGATGTCTCGACTTTGAATGATGACGAACTTTCCGAAATGCGGAACGACATGATTGGATTTATTTTCCAGTCATTCAATCTGATCGCACAATATACGGTGCTGGAAAATATCGAAGTCCCCCTGCTCTACCGGGCCGGCTATCCTGCCATCGGTCGTGAAGAACGAGAATGGTGTATGGAACTGGCCCACATGGTCGGGCTGGGAGACCGCATGGATCACCGTCCGTTCCAGCTTTCCGGTGGTCAGCAACAACGTGTGTCGATTGCGCGGGCTCTGGTGAATGATCCTCAAATCATTTTGGCTGACGAACCGACGGGGAACCTGGATTCCGCCACGGAAGCTGAAATTATGGGAATTCTTCACAATTTAAATGCGGAAGGACGTACCATTATTATGGTGACGCACGAACCCGGCATCGCCCAGCAAACCAAACGCCAGATTATCATGAAAGATGGTCTTATCGAAACTGAGACTGTCATAGAACATCCTCTCTCCACAACTTAA
- a CDS encoding efflux RND transporter periplasmic adaptor subunit: MVKAGDLVCELDSSLLVDKQKQQQIQVTQAEAELKQAFENVEIQKTQNDSDNSAAQLALELANLDLKKFKEGESQRDLNVKEGAITKAREDLQRAEENFEFSKRIAKKGYKNQNDVEADRINVVKAEIDLEIAKEDLNVEKVYVQHRKLIELEADVKEKERNLDRVERKGIATLAQYDARHKASQLTYEVEKSELERIGEQIKACKLIAPQDGQVVYANQNSSRRSSGEDVIEEGTEVRERQAIIQLPDFSKMKVDARIHESKISMIKQGLPVEIRVDAFPDELYQGEVDQVSSVPISSNWMRPDLKEYKATIKIIPNGADITKLKPGLTAEIEIRVEQLDNVLQVPVQSIITIGDQRYMFVLEADGAPVRREVKIGQASDTMIEVLEGVEVGDEVILNPRTHFADELIDLEEQLAIEKKKQSEKQRAGQSKTDSSKPRTPGAAGGKPKGQAAAKAKPAGGGGSANFLKRIDKNSDGKVSKEEAPERLQERFDTLDANKDGFLDAGELSKLRPPSGAPGGSRPAGEKRP, encoded by the coding sequence ATGGTCAAAGCTGGGGACCTGGTCTGCGAGCTTGATTCCTCATTACTCGTCGATAAACAAAAGCAACAGCAGATTCAGGTCACACAGGCGGAAGCCGAACTGAAACAGGCTTTTGAAAATGTGGAAATTCAAAAGACACAAAATGACAGCGACAACTCTGCTGCTCAACTGGCATTGGAACTGGCGAATCTCGATCTGAAGAAGTTCAAAGAGGGAGAATCACAGCGCGACCTGAATGTTAAAGAAGGGGCAATTACCAAAGCCCGGGAAGACCTGCAACGAGCGGAAGAAAATTTCGAATTCTCCAAACGGATCGCGAAGAAAGGTTACAAAAACCAGAACGATGTGGAAGCAGACCGCATCAATGTGGTGAAAGCGGAAATCGATCTGGAGATTGCCAAAGAAGATCTCAATGTTGAAAAAGTTTATGTCCAGCATCGGAAACTCATTGAGCTGGAAGCGGATGTTAAAGAAAAGGAACGAAATCTGGACCGCGTAGAACGTAAAGGTATTGCTACCTTAGCGCAATACGACGCTCGTCACAAAGCCAGTCAACTGACCTATGAAGTCGAGAAAAGTGAGTTAGAGCGGATTGGGGAACAGATTAAGGCTTGTAAATTGATTGCGCCGCAAGATGGGCAGGTTGTGTATGCGAACCAGAACAGCAGCCGACGCAGCAGCGGTGAAGATGTCATCGAAGAAGGGACGGAAGTCCGAGAACGCCAGGCCATTATTCAGTTGCCCGATTTCAGCAAGATGAAAGTCGACGCCCGCATTCACGAATCTAAAATCAGTATGATTAAACAGGGATTACCTGTTGAAATTCGCGTTGATGCTTTCCCTGACGAACTTTACCAGGGAGAAGTGGATCAAGTCTCTTCTGTGCCGATTTCCTCGAACTGGATGCGTCCTGATCTGAAAGAGTACAAGGCAACCATCAAGATCATTCCAAACGGAGCGGATATCACGAAACTCAAGCCAGGTTTAACAGCAGAAATCGAAATCCGCGTTGAACAACTTGATAATGTCCTCCAGGTGCCCGTACAGTCGATCATCACGATTGGAGATCAGCGTTATATGTTCGTGCTTGAGGCAGATGGAGCGCCAGTCAGAAGAGAAGTCAAAATCGGCCAGGCCAGTGATACGATGATCGAGGTTCTGGAGGGCGTCGAAGTCGGTGACGAAGTGATTCTGAATCCTCGAACTCACTTTGCCGATGAGCTGATCGATCTGGAAGAGCAATTGGCGATCGAAAAGAAAAAGCAGTCTGAAAAACAGAGAGCTGGACAATCCAAAACAGATTCCTCAAAACCGCGGACACCGGGAGCAGCAGGTGGCAAACCAAAGGGACAGGCGGCAGCCAAAGCTAAGCCTGCTGGCGGCGGTGGTTCTGCTAATTTCCTGAAACGCATCGATAAAAATTCGGACGGCAAAGTCTCCAAAGAAGAAGCCCCCGAACGGCTGCAGGAACGTTTCGATACACTGGATGCCAACAAAGATGGTTTCCTGGATGCAGGCGAACTCAGCAAGCTCAGGCCCCCTTCAGGAGCTCCCGGAGGCTCCCGTCCCGCGGGAGAAAAGCGACCATGA
- a CDS encoding TolC family protein, with protein MRRIRLTPFCGKTKPYLTIALIVFMTVAHTGCSPTFWFDQANQDTYEILAENANDPAWHVPRFDVEPDPRSRFYDPYDPNHEPLPPDDPAANVYMHWLQCKKGYKSWHKFGRALSIENPDWLVQYGISPELSAEIAASGDALEGVELPALNNLTLAETIDIANINSREYQFQIENLFLAALDLTFGRFQFDVRYLGVGGQNPQAEINRRRLSNGTQELDLASRIGVNQVLPSGAQWAVELANNTLWLFSGSNQTSSVSVLSYSLVQPLLLGAGRKVVLNNLTQDERNVLYQTRTLARFRKEFFTDNVAGGNGFLQLLQQIQVIENERGNIKRLERQVEILRALSSQKPKVQSEKLDQLPENWIIPPALVDKLEFDDESRMLSWKGEMTEEQEKLLLALSDADSFQATANELVSRIRTEVVTLDVAQLETRLAQSINRLRTFERQYQDSLGSFKIFLGLPPNMPMTIDDSLLKPFELIDPLLPQIEQEIYDYVEVWAKVYVENWEDPNLVPPTTAEIKEVVAGLQQLLAKLRTDALQTLEQDIKNVELLLGDTDEGATDELLSLRQRRFQSEEDRERVRESTKNDIRLYSSIRKEMQNIESRLAGLQSFLSEDKLTNEQKKRIILEMANLREDMLRTSQGMQVIEIGLRVELITLEPFMMDIGEVVRIGLDNRLDLMNQRGIVMDARRLMEVRSNSLEAVLNVVVDGDVSTPLGRNKPLDFRGSQAGFRAGVEFTAPLSLVQERNAYRESQIDYQRERRDFMAAEDAVKFQVRQSWRQLSVLRQNFETSRVQIRLAALQYDNAVEATSDPSQAGRNQGLNLLNALNAVLDAQNSLISNWVNYEQNRLNIYLDMGIMEIDENGIWKDDFYQHRAGRIRPTNEHRQSTPETTETGVTADEVIRPVVFRPAAELNALSTDSEEETQVTQ; from the coding sequence ATGAGGCGTATAAGACTGACTCCATTTTGTGGCAAGACCAAACCATATTTGACGATCGCTCTGATCGTTTTTATGACCGTGGCTCACACTGGTTGCTCTCCGACGTTCTGGTTCGATCAAGCGAATCAGGATACGTATGAAATTCTTGCCGAGAACGCGAATGACCCTGCCTGGCACGTGCCTCGTTTCGATGTGGAACCCGATCCGCGCAGTCGGTTTTATGATCCCTATGATCCCAACCACGAACCACTGCCGCCGGATGACCCTGCCGCGAATGTTTATATGCACTGGCTGCAATGCAAAAAAGGGTATAAAAGCTGGCACAAATTCGGCCGCGCACTCAGTATCGAAAATCCCGACTGGCTTGTGCAGTATGGTATCAGCCCGGAACTCAGTGCGGAAATTGCCGCCTCTGGTGATGCATTGGAAGGCGTGGAACTACCGGCGCTCAATAATCTTACTCTCGCTGAAACGATTGATATCGCGAACATTAATAGCCGTGAATACCAGTTCCAAATTGAAAATCTGTTTCTGGCAGCCTTGGATTTAACCTTCGGTCGATTCCAGTTTGATGTTCGTTATCTGGGTGTCGGCGGGCAGAATCCTCAAGCCGAAATCAATCGTCGTCGTTTATCAAATGGTACACAGGAACTGGATCTGGCCAGCCGCATCGGCGTCAATCAGGTGCTCCCCAGTGGTGCGCAATGGGCCGTCGAACTGGCCAACAACACGCTTTGGCTGTTTTCCGGTTCAAACCAAACCAGTTCAGTCAGCGTGCTGTCTTATTCTCTGGTACAACCCCTGCTCCTCGGTGCAGGTCGAAAAGTTGTCTTGAATAATCTGACACAGGACGAACGGAACGTGCTGTATCAGACACGAACACTCGCCCGATTCCGAAAAGAATTTTTTACTGATAATGTCGCCGGGGGAAATGGCTTTTTACAGTTACTGCAGCAGATTCAGGTCATCGAAAACGAACGCGGGAATATCAAACGTCTGGAACGCCAGGTGGAAATTCTGCGAGCTCTGTCTTCTCAGAAACCTAAAGTCCAATCCGAAAAACTCGATCAGCTTCCAGAGAACTGGATCATTCCACCAGCGCTCGTGGATAAGCTCGAATTCGATGACGAATCTCGAATGCTTTCCTGGAAAGGCGAGATGACCGAAGAACAGGAGAAACTCCTGTTGGCGCTGAGTGATGCCGATTCCTTTCAGGCAACCGCCAATGAACTTGTATCGCGGATTCGCACTGAGGTCGTGACTTTGGATGTGGCACAATTGGAAACACGACTGGCACAATCAATCAATCGCTTGAGAACGTTTGAACGACAGTATCAGGATTCATTGGGCTCGTTCAAAATCTTTCTGGGGCTCCCCCCCAACATGCCGATGACGATTGACGACTCTTTATTAAAGCCGTTTGAATTGATCGATCCCCTGCTCCCTCAGATCGAACAGGAAATTTATGACTATGTCGAAGTCTGGGCGAAAGTCTACGTTGAGAATTGGGAAGACCCGAATCTGGTCCCACCCACAACGGCGGAGATAAAAGAGGTCGTCGCAGGACTCCAGCAACTTCTGGCCAAACTCCGCACTGATGCGCTGCAGACATTAGAGCAGGACATCAAAAACGTGGAATTGCTGCTGGGTGATACTGATGAAGGGGCAACTGATGAGCTGCTCTCATTACGACAGCGTCGCTTCCAGTCGGAAGAAGATCGAGAGCGGGTTCGCGAAAGTACGAAAAATGATATACGGTTGTACTCAAGCATTCGCAAGGAAATGCAGAACATCGAAAGCCGTCTGGCCGGGCTGCAGAGCTTTTTGAGCGAAGACAAACTGACGAATGAGCAAAAAAAGCGAATAATTTTAGAGATGGCCAATTTGCGGGAAGACATGCTGAGAACCTCTCAGGGGATGCAGGTAATCGAGATCGGTCTGCGAGTGGAACTTATTACCCTGGAACCATTTATGATGGATATCGGTGAAGTGGTCCGCATTGGCCTGGATAATCGCCTGGACCTGATGAATCAGCGTGGAATCGTCATGGATGCACGAAGATTGATGGAAGTGCGGTCTAATTCTCTGGAAGCGGTGTTAAATGTCGTAGTCGACGGGGATGTAAGTACGCCTCTGGGCAGAAACAAGCCGCTGGACTTTCGCGGTAGTCAGGCTGGTTTCCGTGCAGGAGTGGAGTTTACAGCCCCTTTATCATTAGTACAGGAGCGAAACGCATATCGAGAGTCTCAGATCGATTATCAGCGAGAACGACGTGATTTCATGGCGGCGGAAGATGCTGTGAAGTTCCAAGTTCGTCAAAGCTGGCGTCAACTGTCGGTCTTACGGCAGAACTTTGAGACATCGCGAGTTCAAATTCGTTTAGCTGCTTTACAGTATGATAATGCCGTCGAGGCGACCTCAGATCCTTCCCAGGCGGGACGAAATCAAGGGTTAAATCTGTTAAATGCGTTAAATGCGGTATTAGACGCACAAAACAGTTTAATCAGCAACTGGGTAAATTATGAGCAAAACCGACTTAACATCTATCTAGATATGGGTATTATGGAGATAGATGAAAATGGAATTTGGAAAGACGATTTCTATCAACACCGCGCGGGAAGAATCAGGCCCACCAATGAGCACCGCCAATCCACCCCAGAAACAACCGAAACCGGAGTCACTGCAGACGAAGTCATCAGACCCGTTGTCTTCCGACCAGCAGCAGAACTCAACGCCCTCTCCACAGACAGCGAAGAAGAAACGCAAGTTACCCAGTAA
- a CDS encoding MarR family winged helix-turn-helix transcriptional regulator codes for MEQDSKPNSEAPSGSTDWKSLHHHECVEQIDLLIRTAHLVRAALNNSFAHLEINEVRYSALKVIDDICETGCSQSELARRLGQSESNICTLIERMEGDQLVIRRQSQKDRRKRVLQVTEQGSRILEQVKAYHGMVSHRLLAALNPDQRRQLTSILQALLKSAYIQRSQRETVKTFQDASSPYPYQGAPAA; via the coding sequence ATGGAACAGGATAGCAAACCCAATTCAGAAGCTCCATCTGGTTCGACAGACTGGAAGTCATTGCATCACCATGAATGTGTGGAACAGATTGATTTATTGATCCGAACCGCGCATCTGGTCAGGGCGGCGTTAAATAACAGTTTTGCACATCTGGAAATCAATGAAGTGCGCTACTCTGCTTTGAAAGTGATTGATGACATTTGTGAGACCGGTTGTTCCCAATCTGAGTTAGCACGAAGGCTGGGGCAGTCGGAATCGAATATCTGTACGTTGATCGAACGAATGGAGGGGGATCAGTTAGTCATTCGCAGGCAGTCACAAAAAGACCGCCGCAAACGTGTACTGCAAGTGACTGAGCAAGGTTCCCGTATTCTGGAACAGGTCAAAGCGTATCACGGTATGGTTTCACACCGTCTGTTGGCTGCATTGAATCCGGATCAACGGCGCCAGTTGACCAGCATTCTGCAGGCGTTACTGAAGTCGGCCTACATTCAGCGCTCCCAGCGCGAAACAGTCAAAACCTTTCAGGATGCTTCCAGCCCTTATCCTTATCAGGGCGCACCGGCAGCGTAA
- a CDS encoding sulfatase family protein, whose product MKRLALIRSKKQHALLILFFLFTLSSSLVEVRAESKPNVIVIYADDLGYGDLACFGHPTIKTPHLDQMAAEGMKFTQFYSAAPVCTPSRAALLTGRYPIRSGMCSDKRRVLFPNSGGGIPASEVTLAEALKDAGYQTACVGKWHLGHLPQFLPTNNGFDSYYGIPYSNDMDRVADRKMGRNIFLDPKVKYWDVPLMRDTEVIERPADQTTITKRYTEEAIKFIKQNQKQPFYLYLAHSMPHVPLFRSKKFVDKSRRGLFGDVIEEIDWSVGQILQELKSQGLDQNTIVWFSSDNGPWLIFNQQGGSAGLLKDGKGSTWEGGMREPTLAWWPGHIPSGTVSQELGSTMDIFTTSIKLAGGKVPQDRVVDGVDLTPVLMNTGKGPREEMVYYRGTKLMAIRKGPWKAHFITKPAYGREPFKEHDPPVLYHLEHDPSEKYDISKDHPDVIKELKAAAEKHQKTVKPVPSQLEIPLTKKS is encoded by the coding sequence ATGAAACGGCTCGCACTCATTCGTAGCAAAAAACAACACGCCTTATTAATCCTATTCTTCCTATTCACCCTGAGCTCATCACTCGTTGAAGTTCGTGCAGAATCTAAGCCGAATGTCATCGTGATCTACGCCGATGACCTGGGATACGGGGACCTGGCCTGCTTTGGGCATCCTACAATCAAAACGCCTCACCTGGATCAGATGGCGGCGGAAGGGATGAAATTCACCCAATTCTATTCAGCGGCCCCGGTCTGTACTCCCAGTCGGGCCGCTTTGCTCACAGGCCGCTATCCGATTCGTTCTGGAATGTGCAGTGACAAACGCCGGGTACTCTTTCCCAATTCCGGCGGCGGCATTCCTGCCAGCGAGGTGACTCTGGCCGAAGCACTCAAGGACGCCGGCTATCAAACAGCCTGTGTCGGAAAGTGGCATCTGGGCCATCTCCCCCAGTTTCTGCCCACCAATAATGGCTTTGATTCTTACTATGGAATTCCTTATTCCAATGACATGGATCGCGTGGCAGATAGAAAAATGGGCCGCAATATTTTCCTGGATCCCAAAGTCAAATATTGGGATGTCCCCTTGATGCGCGATACGGAAGTCATCGAACGACCGGCGGACCAGACCACCATTACGAAACGCTACACCGAAGAGGCGATCAAATTCATCAAGCAGAATCAAAAACAACCGTTTTATCTCTATCTGGCGCACAGCATGCCACACGTTCCGCTGTTTCGCTCGAAAAAGTTTGTCGACAAAAGTCGGCGTGGCTTATTTGGAGACGTGATTGAAGAGATTGACTGGAGTGTCGGACAAATTCTGCAGGAACTGAAATCACAGGGACTGGATCAAAATACGATCGTCTGGTTTTCCAGTGACAATGGTCCCTGGTTGATTTTCAATCAACAGGGAGGCTCTGCGGGGTTATTAAAGGATGGGAAAGGCAGCACTTGGGAAGGTGGCATGCGTGAGCCAACTCTCGCGTGGTGGCCTGGACATATTCCTTCGGGTACCGTGTCACAGGAACTGGGCAGTACGATGGATATCTTTACCACTTCCATCAAACTTGCGGGCGGGAAAGTTCCCCAGGATCGAGTCGTCGATGGCGTAGATCTGACACCCGTTTTAATGAATACCGGCAAAGGCCCCCGAGAGGAAATGGTCTATTATCGAGGGACCAAACTGATGGCGATTCGCAAAGGTCCCTGGAAAGCCCATTTCATCACCAAACCAGCTTACGGCAGAGAGCCGTTCAAAGAACACGATCCCCCGGTGCTGTATCATCTTGAACACGATCCCTCAGAAAAATATGACATTTCCAAGGATCATCCCGATGTGATCAAGGAATTAAAGGCGGCCGCTGAAAAACATCAGAAAACGGTCAAGCCGGTCCCTTCCCAACTGGAAATTCCCCTTACGAAAAAATCCTGA
- a CDS encoding sugar phosphate isomerase/epimerase family protein produces MFVAASSRCFSDESFEVSCERLTDLEFDKIEIWMDEESDHLKPSEVANSPEEFYSRFKEVTRLTPIAFCLENDIDPDSFQSLCKTAKLMRIAQITIPASPLGTPFNSEIDRLKTLLEIASRDGICLSIKTKTGLLTEDPRTATELCQSVKGLGLTLDPSYYTCGPYSNTSYDMVFPYVCHVHLRDSTSDQIQVPVGLGEIDYSRLISMLERQEYHQFLSVEILPALLKDVDRALELRKLRMLLESVVI; encoded by the coding sequence GTGTTTGTAGCTGCATCATCACGTTGTTTTTCTGATGAATCGTTTGAAGTCAGTTGTGAGCGACTCACCGATCTGGAATTCGACAAAATCGAAATCTGGATGGATGAAGAGAGTGACCACCTGAAGCCATCGGAAGTGGCCAATTCACCAGAAGAATTTTATTCGCGTTTTAAAGAAGTCACTCGGCTGACTCCGATTGCATTTTGTCTGGAAAACGACATAGACCCCGATTCGTTTCAATCGTTGTGTAAAACAGCGAAGCTGATGCGAATTGCTCAGATTACGATTCCCGCTTCTCCATTGGGAACACCATTTAATTCTGAGATTGATCGTTTAAAGACCTTACTGGAAATTGCCAGCCGCGACGGAATCTGTCTTTCGATCAAAACCAAAACAGGACTGTTGACGGAAGATCCACGAACGGCGACAGAGCTTTGTCAGTCTGTAAAAGGATTAGGACTGACTCTTGACCCCAGCTATTATACCTGCGGCCCTTACAGCAATACGTCTTATGACATGGTCTTTCCTTACGTCTGCCATGTGCATCTCCGCGATTCTACCAGTGATCAAATTCAGGTTCCGGTGGGACTGGGGGAAATTGATTACAGCCGCCTGATCAGTATGCTGGAACGACAGGAATATCACCAGTTCCTCTCGGTCGAGATTCTTCCAGCTCTACTGAAAGACGTCGACCGTGCACTGGAGCTACGCAAATTG